The Ooceraea biroi isolate clonal line C1 chromosome 1, Obir_v5.4, whole genome shotgun sequence genome has a window encoding:
- the LOC113562359 gene encoding LOW QUALITY PROTEIN: protein ABHD18-like (The sequence of the model RefSeq protein was modified relative to this genomic sequence to represent the inferred CDS: inserted 1 base in 1 codon) has translation MPPSRLDAVYRSILLTKFFTKGWXSPQNLKRIFEFRKVIANREACYNMIPLDYPIEITKDETWSDCHVIEGQFESPFEKYLPGIMPDKTKIAYFQMVLPPKWSSHKIKPICLHLAGTGDHFFWRRRNLIAKPLLKESGIASILLENPFYGLRKPDDQKRSSLHNVCDIFIMGGCLIMESIILLNWCEQQGFGPLGITGLSMGGHMASLAATNWPKPISLVPCLSWSTASPVFTEGVMSASINWALLETQYFSDKIYKNDLAKMVKIIDQDDAFLAGQHFAKHYPASMKRVNKLRKEYNNEKTNKDNNTVAENGTNSIDNIDNNKIDNNDNKISAQSEDKSENNKLQHQIAEEKAAAKIFPLNLISNRFKSKDPNTLKGVCLLPVPKHPLFSDNKWREHEALQFMRGIMDECTHLKNFETPVDTELIIAVCARNDAYVPRDHCMSLETIWPGAEIRYIDAGHVSAYLLHQKVFRSTIAESIQRSLKKYPVNAS, from the exons AATATTTGAATTCAGGAAGGTTATCGCAAACCGAGAAGCCTGCTACAATATGATACCACTTGACTATCCAATAGAAATAACGAAG GATGAAACTTGGTCAGATTGCCATGTAATCGAAGGTCAATTTGAATCACCCTTTGAGAAGTATCTTCCGGGAATAATGCCGGATAAAACCAAGATCGCTTATTTTCAGATGGTTTTGCCACCTAAGTGGAGTTCTCATAAAATAAAGCCGATTTGTTTGCATCTCGCAGGGACGGGAGATCAC tttttTTGGCGACGTAGAAATCTTATTGCTAAGCCTTTGCTGAAAGAGTCGGGAATAGCCTCGATCCTGCTGGAGAATCCGTTCTATGGACTGAGAAAGCCGGATGATCAAAA ACGATCGAGTCTGCACAATGTATGCGACATTTTCATCATGGGAGGCTGTTTAATCATGGAatcaatcattttattaaattggtGCGAACAACAAGGATTCGGTCCATTGGGTATTACTGGATTATCAATGGGTGGACAC ATGGCTTCTTTAGCAGCTACCAACTGGCCAAAACCAATTTCACTGGTGCCCTGTCTGTCATGGTCAACAGCTTCACCTGTGTTTACGGAGGGTGTAATGAGCGCATCGATAAATTGGGCACTTTTAGAAACGCAATACTTTTCGGACAAAATCTACAAGAACGATCTCGCAAAAATGGTGAAGATTATTGATCAGGAT GATGCCTTCTTAGCTGGTCAGCATTTCGCTAAGCATTATCCCGCAAGTATGAAGAGAGTAAATAAATTGAGAAAGGAATATAACAATGAAAAAACGAACAAAGACAATAATACTGTAGCTGAGAATGGTACAAATTCAATCGACAATATcgacaataataaaatcgataataaCGACAATAAAATTTCCGCCCAAAGCGAGGATAAaagcgaaaataataaattacaacatCAGATTGCAGAAGAAAAGGCAGCGGCCAAGATATTCCCCTTAAATCTAATTTCCAATCGATTCAAATCAAAAGATCCCAATACTCTCAAAG GAGTTTGCTTACTGCCAGTGCCGAAGCATCCACTGTTTTCAGACAACAAATGGCGCGAACACGAGGCCCTGCAATTTATGCGCGGCATAATGGACGAATGTACGCACTTGAAAAATTTCGAGACGCCAGTTGACACTGAATTAATCATCGCTGTTTGCGCCAGGAATGATGCTTATGTACCGCGAGATCATTGCATGAGCCTGGAAACAATATGGCCAGGGGCTGAAATTCGTTACATCGATGCTGGCCACGTTAGTGCGTACCTCCTTCATCAGAAAGTCTTCAG ATCCACTATAGCGGAATCTATCCAGCGATCTTTGAAGAAATATCCTGTCAATGCCAGTTGA